In Erpetoichthys calabaricus chromosome 4, fErpCal1.3, whole genome shotgun sequence, one genomic interval encodes:
- the LOC114644987 gene encoding erythroid membrane-associated protein-like isoform X2 yields the protein MNLQMRWTLLILLFLHNTDISWAVLGAQPSISMSSTEGQKTRLECSTEKWNPQPEVTWRDMNGADVTSQSTIKSERDHEGLLRVSSVLLVKEEYNVFSCLMRSKAPKPDWPSELNIYSFSPGVSGWLVAFCILLFLCLAVTPLLVIQWRRMRETNTRYDSIVGFLPIWFLHKEIEKSQRVMNAEWRRICSSAADVTFDPETAHPELIVSEDGKEVRDTDTRQRVTDNPKRFDPCAIVLAREGFTSGRHYWEVEVGGKTAWILGVARESVNRKGKITVSPYDGYWTVWLRNENEYKALDDSSVILPLRVKPQTVGVFLDYDEGQVSFYNAQSCSHLYTFTDSFTEPLSPYFSPYLNDGGKNSAPLVICPLRTH from the exons ATGAACCTTCAGATGCGATGGACTCTTCTTATCTTATTGTTTCTACACAACACAGATATCTCCTGGGCAG TTTTAGGTGCTCAGCCCTCCATTTCTATGAGCTCCACTGAAGGCCAGAAGACCCGACTGGAGTGCAGCACTGAGAAGTGGAACCCCCAACCAGAAGTCACCTGGAGGGACATGAATGGGGCAGACGTGACGTCACAGTCCACAATAAAGTCAGAGCGGGACCACGAGGGTCTTCTGAGAGTGAGCAGCGTCCTCCTGGTGAAGGAGGAGTACAACGTGTTCAGCTGTCTGATGAGAAGTAAAGCACCAAAGCCAGACTGGCCATCTGAACTCAACATCTACA GTTTCTCCCCAGGGGTCTCTGGCTGGTTGGTGGCTTTCTGCATCTTGTTGTTTCTTTGCTTAGCAGTGACTCCCCTGCTGGTCATTCAATGGAGAAGAATGAGAG AAACAAACACCAGATATGATTCAATAG TTGGATTCCTTCCTATTTGGTTCCTGCACAAggaaattg AAAAGTCACAACGCGTCATGAATGCAG aatgGAGGAGAATATGCAGCTCAGCAG CTGATGTCACTTTTGACCCTGAGACTGCACATCCAGAGCTCATTGTGTCTGAAGACGGGAAAGAagtgagagacacagacacacgaCAGAGAGTGACGGACAATCCAAAGAGGTTTGACCCCTGTGCTATAGTCCTGGCCAGAGAAGGATTCACGTCAGGGAGACACTACTGGGAGGTGGAGGTCGGGGGGAAGACTGCGTGGATTTTAGGAGTCGCCAGAGAGTCGGTCAACAGGAAGGGGAAGATTACAGTGAGCCCATATGATGGATACTGGACTGTGTGGCTGAGGAACGAGAACGAGTACAAGGCTCTCGATGACAGTTCTGTCATTCTACCCCTGAGAGTGAAGCCCCAGACAGTGGGGGTCTTTCTGGACTATGATGAAGGTCAGGTCTCCTTTTACAATGCCCAGTCCTGCTCTCACCTGTACACCTTCACAgactccttcactgagcccctctcTCCGTACTTCAGTCCTTATCTTAATGACGGTGGTAAAAACTCGGCCCCTCTGGTCATCTGCCCCCTGCGCACACACTGA